Below is a genomic region from Leptolyngbyaceae cyanobacterium.
CCATAGCCACTACTGGGCCAGAGGTGATAAAGTCAACTAAGCCAGGGAAAAATGGTCTTTCCCGGTGGACATCATAGTGTGCTTCGGCGAGTTCGCGGCTGACGTTGAGCAGCTTTAACCCAACTAGGGTAAAACCTTTGGCTTCTAAACGACCGATGATTTCACCTACCAGTTTTCGTTGTACCCCATCGGGTTTGATGGCTAAAAATGTCCTCTCCACGAGAATATTTGCTCCCATATTTTGTGTTCAGCCTTGTATCGTAAAGCTTTTGAGAGTACTTGAGGGAGAGGGAAGATAGGGACTAGGGGTTAGGGGCTAGGGGCTAGGGAAGAAGGGAAGAGGAAAACAAAAGAGGGGGAGGGAAAGGGAAGCAAAAAAGGGATTAATGGAAGATAATGGTTAAATATTTCTATAAGTAAGATTTTTTCCTGGTTTATCGTTTTCGGTTTTGCCAAATAAAGTCGATCGCGCGATCGCAACCAAAATTTTCTACTCTAAGTACTAAGCAACACACCAACCTTGGGCAGGATACGCTACAGATCGAGAAAGGTTAACG
It encodes:
- the ndk gene encoding nucleoside-diphosphate kinase, whose amino-acid sequence is MGANILVERTFLAIKPDGVQRKLVGEIIGRLEAKGFTLVGLKLLNVSRELAEAHYDVHRERPFFPGLVDFITSGPVVAMVWEGDGVIASARKIIGATNPLNAEPGTIRGDFGVSVGRNLIHGSDAPETAQKEISLWFKDEELVNWQPTITPWLYE